Below is a genomic region from Medicago truncatula cultivar Jemalong A17 chromosome 3, MtrunA17r5.0-ANR, whole genome shotgun sequence.
attaataactgTTATTGTAACAAACTCATGATTTATTATGATGTATATACAATTTTCActcttaatttattaattaacaattgatattgttcattttaaaaaaactggATCCGTAAAATTCATACATTCACAATGtataattaaaacttttttaccctaaaaaaataaattaaagcatcTATTATCATGCGACCAATTTAAAGAGTTTTTTATGCGATAATTGTTTTAATGTATgtacaaattaaattcatatttagtttttctttttatttttttagagaaaattcaTATTTAGTTGTCTCTGCTATAGTTTAATTATttagttgtttttgttgttgaaaagaTCTAATTATTTAGTAAGTTTTATGTAGCATTTTATGCCTACACTCGCAATcaccatattttcttttttatgcgTCTTTATTTGAGTATATGTTGGTCATTAggtcaataataattacaaaaacaatCATATTGAATATGtgtttgtaggaaaaaattatgattaaagTCAAATTTTCTTAATGATATACGAAGATTACGATTGATTGTCAATATAAAAAATGTGACGATGAAAGTGTATATAAATAAACGGAATTCTATGCAATAATTGTTTGGTTGTAGACGAAGGGACAATTATCATTATGAACTCATGcatacaaaattgaaaataccggattcaaattcaaacaatagTTAGGCTAGTTCTTAAGGATTATACAATGTCGACTTTATAGGTAATGAAAAATTTATCTctaataatcatttaaaaataatgatagATTTCCAAACTCGTGTGAAGTACTTCCAACGATGTACTATCGTTTTCACAATGCTTTCTCACTCCTATATATTCAAGGTATCTCTATACACTTCAACACCACATCTTGAATTACCAAACAAAGGATTCACATAGATATAAGCCATGTCAAAGACAGTTTGTGTGACCGGAGCCAGCGGAGCCATCGGATCATGGGTGGTTCGCCTCCTCCTCGAACGAGGCTACACCGTCCATGCCACCATCCAAGATCTTGGTTAGCCACTATATGTATATTGCCcaagtttaatttatttcttctCCTCACATGATAATAAATGCAAAAACATTACATAAAAATAACACAAGAGTTAATGTTCACAAACACAACTTATGCATGCACTAAGGTACGTTTGATGAACGATGAATATTGTGACACATAATTTACAGAGGATGAAAATGAGACAAAGCATTTGGAAGCAATGGAAGGAGCAAAGACTCGtctcaaattttttgaaatggaTCTTCTTAACAGTGACTCTATCGCGGCCGCCGTGAAAGGCTGTGCCGGTGTTATACACCTGGCATGTCCTAACATCATCGGTGAAGTCAAGGACCCCGAGGTTAAGaaacaatttattaaaattttaagaaatttgcATGGTTCAATTTTATATGGTCcacattaaattaattttggtgttgtattattataaacgCAGAAGCAAATTTTGGAACCGGCAATTCAAGGAACGGTTAACGTGTTGAAGGTTGCAAAGGAAGCAGGGGTGGAGCGTGTGGTGGCGACGTCGTCGATCTCCGCCATCATACCGAGTCCTAGCTGGCCAGCTGATAAGATTAAGGCAGAGGATTGTTGGACGGACCTTGAATATTGCAAGGAAAAGAAGGTGAGTTTTTTCTAGTTTAACTCAGTTATAATTGATGTTTTCATAATAATATGAAAAAGATCCTCTTTAAGGATTTATGATTAAGAAGtgattctctaaaaaaaagagtAGAATATTGTAATTTCTAATACATTAAATACTTACTATTTTAGATATTTAAATAATGTTCAGAAGACACTCGTTAATATTTTCGTGTGAAAAATcttgtttgaaatatttatcATCAGGGGTAGGAGGGTATGAAAAAACAGACTAATATTGTCATTGTAATTAAGTCCTTTGTATTAGTCTCTAAAGTTTACCACtgttgatataaaaaataaagttcacCCTTGGTGGATAGCAGGAATAGAGATAATTTATAGCActaatttaataaaatgtttCTCACACTCAAAGTCACATTGATGATGTTGTAATTTTTGGATCTTGAAGAGGCATTCCAATTTTCTCCTTTACAAAAGTGTCTCGCTAAATTAAGGAATATATATTAGTGTTGATTATAAGTTATTATTGGTCTCAAATTCTCAAGCAATGCAGAATTTTGTGATGTACCAGAACATTAacatatgtgattttatatatcctaaaaattttatttcttttgagaAAAGTATATGATCAATTTTTACTTGATCACTTCTTGGAAATTTTTTACTTGATCACAAACCTAAATAGAGAGGTTTTAAACACATTcatgaatgaataaaaataaaagaaaaaggaattaaacaaagtatattttttaagtGTGTAAACAATATAAATTTGATGTGACTGCGTCTAACCTAATtcgttttatttaaatttgtgtCCAAGTAAGTGTTgcttattatattaaaataaattgctTCTAGTTTAATTTCACTGATATagaatttaaaatatgaaaagtacCTACACTATTAGGAATTGTAGAGTAAAACACGTGTCGTCTATTGTGTGAGTGATACAATAAAGAATCTTCAagcacataaaaacaaaaagttattgacaattttttttttgtgtatattGTTATTGACAAATTTGAATATGTATTTTtctacttatttttttctttccaaaaagcTTAAATAATTAGCTCAATACACCACGTGTTCTCTATTTTGGATttacaaatgaaaaatgaaagcaTGAAAGGGACTTTAGCCTTTAGTTGCCCGATATGCTCTACGTGTTGCTCAATAATGCACTCTCTCTTTTGTACTCCCTCCCTACATCCAACTATATAACGACCATAAatgttaataatatatattttaacgcATATTTTTCATCACATCttttatgattaattaaaaataaatttcatcaaataatacgagttttatataaatttgatgGGTTCTATGTGACttttaataaatcaataaaagtGTGTTGGAAAATATATTCCATTCGATCTCATATGTACTCCATCAAAAAATTAGTAAGAAGTTGATTCACTCACAAGTCATAAGGTCGTGAGTTCAATTCCCGTTGTCGATGTGATGACCTCATTAATAAATCACGAGGCTTGCCTTGATTATGATAAGTTACAAGAACCAAGAAAGATAATTATGAAAAGAcaagaagagaaatgatatttgaacattcattttgtgacaacttctctctcatactcacattatttttactttatctctctattgttttgatttctgtgcaaatacttactttttctttgtaaattatggttgtcacaTTTGTCAACCaaattaattgttcaaataacactcctctaacaaaaaatcatatatactCTGCGGTCTTGAGTTAGTCTTCTATGGTCACACGATCATATGCACACATACAAAgagacatttttttaataataaaagataaaattattttaacattatGGAGGACAAATGCCTCATTATTTGTGTGCTTAACACTATACATTTGGTTTTGGGTTCAGGTAAGTATTTCTCAACGGTCTTATTCAATATTTGAAAATCCAActcctctaaaaataaaagcctCAATTTTATTGATGGTGTACCCTTTATGATGTGAAaggttaaacttttttttttaataattcatCACCACATGTTGGAATATAATTTAAccaaattttcatttatttttagaaaataaaatcaattttaaccaTCCAATGACAAATTAATTGATAAGGTTTACATTATGTTGTGGGCCAGTTATACTACCCCATTGCAAAGACACTAGCAGAAAAAGCTGGTTGGGAATTTGCTAAAGAGACTGGTTTTGATGTGGTCATGATTAACCCTGGTACAGCATTGGGCCCTTTGATTCCACCAAGAATTAACTCAAGCATGGCTGTACTTGCTGGTGTTCTCAAAGGTAAATTAATCACAAACTGTGCAAAATATTTGAGTATAAGGTTTACATTTTGGTCGGAGAAATCTATTTGGATTGGTttggtggtattgacttgagaTTGGGAAGTATGCTCTTAGGTTCAATTCTCTCTGATGCCAATTTGAGTGggttaatttaacttcttaaaaaaaacttttggtCAGAGAGTATATGAgcctctaatattttttttttttgggaaagaaTGAGCCTCTAATCTTAATGAACACAAACATCTATAATAACATCTATAATGAATGTGACACATTAaagttttattattaaattgttttgagaatttttttttttaaaatttttttgagGCCTAAAACCCTGCCTTAGCTGCTTGGCATTTAGGCCGatcttatatattattatgatacGTTGATACTGGATTTCAAACTTAGCATAGTTACACCTCTAATACGACTTCGTgtaaaatacaaattttataagCTACTAGAATGAGGTATTTGGACCTTCTTATTATAGGTGACAAAGAGACATATGAGGACTTCTTCATGGGAATGGCTCATTTTAAAGACATAGCTTTGGCACATATTTTGGGATTTGAGCAAAAGAAAGCATCTGGAAGGCATTTGTGTGTGGAAGCTATTCGTCACTATAGTGATTTTGTGAATTTGGTTGCAGAGTTATACCCTGAATATAATGTGGCAAAGTGAGTATATTTCACACACTTACATTTATTTTGGACAAAATTCACTTAATCACAACAATTGAACAAGTACATTTTCCTACATTAATATGcaactttaaaaattatttcaactttaaaaattacataatttcgATTGAACATATAATATTTagatttttcacccaaaaaatatagtatttgCATTTATATGCATTCATTTTATGTGTTCGAGATGATTTATGTGTATATAACGTCTACAAACTACAACTTCTTCACAATGCAGTGGTCTATAGAGATGTAGATTTAATGAGAAAAATTTCTCTATCTGAATCAAACGCCTCTGACGCCCATTGCATTGTGCAGCGGATGTAGAATATCCAAATCTAAGGTTTATAATTATAACCGATTTGGTAAAAATTAGTgagtaaattaaataaaaggatTTTTATTATAGGATACCAACGGATACTCAACCTGGATTGTTGAGAGCAAAGAATGCATCAAAGAAGCTGATTGAATTAGGGTTAGAGTTCACTCCAGCAGAAGAAATTATCAAGGATGCAGTTGAGTGTTTGAAGAGTAGAGGTTTGGTTTAACTTGAAGAAACCTATGGGGGCTGAATACAATGTGACATGTGATGATGGTTTTCTCATTGTTCATGTGATtcccttttctatttttaaatttatgttgtGTGCGTATAATTAGCATGTTAAATAAAGGTTCACATGTATTCAGTCACTATAACTATCACATTTGACTAGAATTCTTATATGTGAATTCTTGTGGTTTTATAAGATTGGACGGTTTAATCTTCACTACTTAATTGAAAATGCAATTTGTCTATTCTATTTCCTTGAAATTGCTTTGCTTGTCACCTAATTGTTGGTATTCCAATAACAGTACAAGAAAATTCCAataattgatttagaaaagcttttttttttttttttttttttgtagaaaatgaagtttttccagcttgaaatgagatttttggaagtgaaataagaaaataacaagTCAATTTTATGACTCCAAATTCAGCAACACTTTCTGGTTTTTTATTCTAGTCATTCTGTGGATTTTCACCAAGGATATgtatttccttccttttttattttttttatatggcaTGATATATAGATGGTGTACTCAAGAATCATGTTGATGACTTTGGAGCCTCTCAACAACTTGACTCATGGTGGGTCTAacatctttctctttctctacaCAATCCAAAGCCACCACTGCCAAGGTCTTCAATTGAACAATGTCATAATTTAATCCCAATGCAGGGTCAACTATTTGTTCAATCCAACATCCCACTTCTGATTCTTTCCTTCTTTTCTCTTTAATCCATGTTACTAACCTCTCATTATGTGACACTATTCCATCATCTGTGATTTCGATACAGGTCGTTGGACTCTTTCCGGTAATCATCTCCAACACCACAATTCCATAACTATAAACATCTACCTTGGAAGTGATTGGCAAGTTGAAAATCCATTCAGGTGCCATGTAACCTCTTGTTCCTCTCATCCTTGAGAAACTTGAATTATTAAGATTGTTCCTATGTAATAGCTTAGACAACCCAAAATCTACTATTTTGGGTCGGTAATCAGAGTCAATAAGTATGTTTTGAGGCTTTATATCACAATGCAAAATCCACTCCAAACATTCTTCATGTAAATATGCAAGAGCCTTTGCGGTTCCTAGAGCAATGTTATACCTCTTACCCCAATCAAGTGCATTTGATGAGAGGTTTTCAGCTAAAGAACCCTTTTCTACGAACTCTAAAACCAACAATCTGTGTTTTCCGGCTAAACAATACCCCAACATGCCAATTAAGTTCATATGGTTGAGCATTCCAATTATGTTCACTTCCGCAAGGAATTCTCTTTCACCTTGGTTTGCTTCGTGTAGTCGTTTTATAGCCACAACCCTATTATCAGATAATAAACCTTTATATACAGTTCCTCCAGCACCCTTTCCAATCTCTTGACTGAAACCTTTTGTTGCTTGTTTCAATTCAGAGTAACTGAATTCCCGAAATCCAGGGGCTATTGCAAGAATGTAGCCTTGTTTATTTGTAGCGGAGTGCTTCCTATTCTTAAATAAGAAGCACCCCGCAATAAAGAAGCACAATACCTCAATTACTCCCAAGCAAGTCGCAAACCAAAGCAAAAAATTAAGTGATCCATTTTTTTTGCCTTTGATGTATGATCTTTTTAGTTGCTGTACTCCAGTATTTCTCGAACAAACCAAGCTTCCATTTTGTATATCATTCTCATTGTAAAAAGCATGTTTTCTTTTTGGCAATCGCAAAAAGATGGATCCTCGAAATTCCGGAGAACTAAAGCCGTTTTGTAATTGTCTCTTTGGATAGCAATAAGATATACCCTGATCCCTCACCAAGCGATATTGGAAGGCTACACATTGGCACATTCGTAAGCAGAAATGCTTACATTGTTTATAAGTGTAATTTGCTTTGAACTGATAATCATATCCATAAAACTCAACATGGGGTAAACGTTGGAAGTAAGTCTCTAACTTTGTTTTGTTATTGCATGAAAGTTGGAAGTTTGGTTTGCACCCCTGAGACCAATTTTGATTATCGATCCTGCTATAACCGGGAACACACAAACACTTTCTACCAGTTCTTGGATTATTAATGCAAACACTATTAGGTCCACAAATTCCATGTATTTTGAAAGGTTGTTGGTGGAATTGCCCTGAAATCGACCACTTCTCTTGTCCATGTTTTCGACTATAAGAACGAACGTTACCATCAAAATCAATGGTCAATCTTCGTTGGAGCGATGTCCCATAATCACTTGTCTTTAAAGTAAAACCATCGGAAGAAATAAAGTTCCCCAAAACATCTAGTTTTGCAACCCTGCTATTGTTAT
It encodes:
- the LOC11410793 gene encoding phenylacetaldehyde reductase produces the protein MSKTVCVTGASGAIGSWVVRLLLERGYTVHATIQDLEDENETKHLEAMEGAKTRLKFFEMDLLNSDSIAAAVKGCAGVIHLACPNIIGEVKDPEKQILEPAIQGTVNVLKVAKEAGVERVVATSSISAIIPSPSWPADKIKAEDCWTDLEYCKEKKLYYPIAKTLAEKAGWEFAKETGFDVVMINPGTALGPLIPPRINSSMAVLAGVLKGDKETYEDFFMGMAHFKDIALAHILGFEQKKASGRHLCVEAIRHYSDFVNLVAELYPEYNVAKIPTDTQPGLLRAKNASKKLIELGLEFTPAEEIIKDAVECLKSRGLV
- the LOC11409772 gene encoding putative receptor protein kinase ZmPK1, with protein sequence MCQCVAFQYRLVRDQGISYCYPKRQLQNGFSSPEFRGSIFLRLPKRKHAFYNENDIQNGSLVCSRNTGVQQLKRSYIKGKKNGSLNFLLWFATCLGVIEVLCFFIAGCFLFKNRKHSATNKQGYILAIAPGFREFSYSELKQATKGFSQEIGKGAGGTVYKGLLSDNRVVAIKRLHEANQGEREFLAEVNIIGMLNHMNLIGMLGYCLAGKHRLLVLEFVEKGSLAENLSSNALDWGKRYNIALGTAKALAYLHEECLEWILHCDIKPQNILIDSDYRPKIVDFGLSKLLHRNNLNNSSFSRMRGTRGYMAPEWIFNLPITSKVDVYSYGIVVLEMITGKSPTTCIEITDDGIVSHNERLVTWIKEKRRKESEVGCWIEQIVDPALGLNYDIVQLKTLAVVALDCVEKEKDVRPTMSQVVERLQSHQHDS